A genomic segment from Halomonas sp. TA22 encodes:
- a CDS encoding 16S rRNA (uracil(1498)-N(3))-methyltransferase, with amino-acid sequence MNLILLEECDLLDEGQACVSDPRRLRHLHEVHRARVGDELTLGVVGGRIGRGRLLGLEAGRATFSIAQLDQPPPAALDIELVLALPRPRMLARTLEHVTALGVKRITLLHTRRVEKSYWQSPELATEKIRQHLVLGLEQARDTRMPEVTLETQFKPFVEDRLPTRLAKRLGLLAHPGMPSDCPRGLTEPAILFVGPEGGFIPYEVERLLDLGCRGIHLGERILRVETAVVALLARLA; translated from the coding sequence ATGAACCTGATTCTACTCGAAGAATGCGACCTGCTCGATGAGGGTCAGGCCTGCGTCAGCGACCCCCGCCGCCTGCGCCATCTGCATGAGGTTCACCGGGCAAGGGTGGGTGACGAGCTGACCCTGGGCGTTGTCGGCGGCAGGATCGGACGCGGCCGCCTGTTGGGCCTGGAGGCCGGTCGGGCCACCTTCTCCATCGCCCAGCTCGACCAGCCCCCCCCCGCCGCGCTCGATATCGAGCTGGTCCTGGCGCTGCCCCGGCCCCGCATGCTGGCGCGCACTCTCGAGCATGTCACCGCGCTGGGCGTGAAGCGCATCACCCTGCTGCATACCCGGCGCGTCGAGAAGAGCTACTGGCAATCGCCCGAACTCGCTACCGAGAAGATTCGCCAGCATCTGGTGCTGGGGTTGGAGCAGGCCCGCGACACCCGGATGCCGGAAGTGACTCTGGAGACGCAGTTCAAGCCCTTCGTCGAGGATCGCCTGCCAACGCGCCTCGCCAAGCGTCTTGGCCTGCTCGCCCACCCCGGCATGCCGAGCGACTGCCCGCGCGGCCTGACCGAGCCGGCGATCCTGTTCGTCGGACCCGAAGGGGGATTCATCCCCTATGAAGTGGAGCGCCTGCTCGACCTCGGTTGCCGGGGCATCCACCTGGGCG